A stretch of DNA from Fodinicurvata sediminis DSM 21159:
CTGGAAAGCGGCGGTGTACGTCCCACCCAGGGCCGCACCCTGGCCGTCATGCAGGTCTGCGGCGGCTCGCAATCCTTCAACGCCGTCAACAGCCTGCGCGTCCTCGGCCGCTGGATGCGCATGATCACCATCCCCAACCAGTCCTCGGTACCCAAGGCCTGGCAGGAGTTCGACGACGCCGGCCGCATGAAGCCCTCGCCCCTCTACGACCGCGTGGTCGACGTGATGGAGGAACTGATGAAATTCACCCTGCTGACCCGCGACCGCAGCGCCTATCTCACCAGCCGCTACAGCGAGCGCCGCGCCGAAGCGGCCAAGCAGGCCTCGGAGGCGGAGAAGGTCGCCGCCCGGGTGTGAACCGTCCTGCTATCGCCCGCGCACCTCTTCTTCCGGCAGTTCGCCGGCCCAGACGGCACGCTGCACCATGTCGGTGACGATCGCGGTGACCGACTCGCCGGCGAAACGTGCCAGGCGGGACAGTGGCCGATCGGCGGGATAGGACAGGACCAATCGACGCCCGGGGGCGGGCTCGCTCAAGGCGGTGGCCGTCAGGCGGCCCGCCTCGATGTCTTCGTGAATGGGCGCGCGCGGCAGGATGGTCCAACCCTTACCGTGCCGCACGAGTCTTTTCAGGGTGGCCAGGGAATCGGCCTCGACGGCAACGTCGAGCGCGATACCCGCCTCCGCCGCACAACGTTCGACGATGATCCGCAGGCCATGCTGGGGGCTGGGCAGCAACAAACGCTTGCCCGCCAATTGAGTGAAGGGAAATTTCTGCTCACTCGACAGGCCAGCCTCCGACGGACCAATCAGGAACAGCTTCTCGTGCAGCAGGGGCTGCGAGCGCAGGGACCGCGCCGACTGGGGGTCGTAAAGCACCGCCAGGTCGATCTCGCCGCGGTGCAGCCAATCGAGCAGGTGGCCGGTATAGGCGCTGACCAGGCGCAGCATGACCCTGGGATGAGCTGTCTCGAAGACCGTCACGAGCGGGACCGAGATGATATCGGCCACGGTCGGCGGCATGCCGATGGCAATCCGCCCCGTCAAAGGGGCCTCGGCCTCCGAGGTCTGCGACCTGATCTCCTCC
This window harbors:
- a CDS encoding LysR family transcriptional regulator; the encoded protein is MELSQLRTLIHVAELGSLSKAADQMHIAQPALSRQIRMLEAELGVRLFARHGRGMLLTDQGRDVLGHAMRVMAELEEIRSQTSEAEAPLTGRIAIGMPPTVADIISVPLVTVFETAHPRVMLRLVSAYTGHLLDWLHRGEIDLAVLYDPQSARSLRSQPLLHEKLFLIGPSEAGLSSEQKFPFTQLAGKRLLLPSPQHGLRIIVERCAAEAGIALDVAVEADSLATLKRLVRHGKGWTILPRAPIHEDIEAGRLTATALSEPAPGRRLVLSYPADRPLSRLARFAGESVTAIVTDMVQRAVWAGELPEEEVRGR